The Chitinophaga caeni genome segment GGTAAATTGAATCCATCTTTCCGTGAAGGAGGATTGCAGCAGCAGGTTAAAAAATGCAATTACCAGGTATAAGCCCAGTAGGCATATCCAGTAATTCTTGAACCAACGCGGCCATAAGGTCCAGCAGAGTATGGTTACCGTGATGCCTTGTATCATCCACATCATTTCAAGGTAGATGATCGGCGGGTTTTCATAAACGAAAGGACCGATGGCAAATATGACTAATAGCGTTGAGAAGAAAACGCTTTTTCTTAAGTAAGAAACGTTTACCCATATGCTATTATCACCCGGATATTTTTTCGCTATCCTGCGCAGGTTAAACTGAACCCAGCAAAAAAATGCCAGCGCAATCAGCGCATTCATTATTTGTGTTTTCCAGTTATAGCGATAGTAGTAATCAAACACCCGGTTGTTTGCCGTCATCGAGACCCTGAGGTTGTCCATGATTTGTACTTTGTAATCACCGGGGCTTATCTTGAACAAATCCTTTTCTTCACGGTTCCAGATAGTCTTACGGGCGGTCTTGATCCTGTAATCCACTTCATCGAGCAGGTTGGTGATGTTGATATAATTCATCGCCACCCTATTTTGTAATAAACCGAGCCGTAGTAAAATATTCCTGTTGGCAGTATCGGCCTGCCGCCATTTTTTATCCAGCTGTTCCAGTTGGGCAAAATATAATTGCTTCAACTTGGGATCCCTGGGTAAGGAGAACAACAAGCTATCTGTCAGGATGCTCTTGATTTCCGAAGTCATACCCGAAATTTGCTTGTTATAATCTTCCAGTGAAGATTGCCAACCGCGGTTAACTTCTTCCATCTCCAGCAGTATAACCTGCAAAGCATGTACGCTCCGCATATTGAGAATATACGATCGGCCTTGAACATTGTTTTCGATCACCTCCACCAGTCGCTCCGATCTCGGTAGTTCGCCGGAGATGTTGGAGGTGTCGAAACCTCTTCGCATAGTATTATTGACCCGGTTTAGCATCCGGGTAATATTCTCAATATTGGTTAATAATGTTGACAACGACGTGTCGGCCGTTACCGCTGCGACATCTTTAGCTACTTGGTGTTGTTTTTTCTCCAAGGTGTCACTGATGCCTTGCGCAAGGCCAATTTGCGGAAGGAGTGGGATAATAACAACTAAATATACGAGCAGTAGCCGGAAAACATTCATATCAACTACGGGGATTTTAAACTATAACAGCAAGTTTCCCCTATTGTTGCTTTTCCGGTCGCGAAGCTGTTAATGTTTGACCGCCCTGCTGGTCGCGGTCAACAATCGCGATAAATGATGTTATGCCTATCGGAATATCAAGGTTAAGGCACTGTAAATACCCCGAACCGCCAGGGTTCGCCAACTGGTACCATGGATAACCGGGTGTTTCGCGGCTGGTGCCATCCCTAACATGAATTGTAAGCGATAAATACCTTATAACATTATCCCCTAAGTCCTGCATTGATTTTGCGAAATCGCAAATTACGGGGCTAAGCTGTTCCAAGGTATTACCGGGTTGGTTAATGACCATGGTAATTTGTTTTTTAAAATTTTAACAAATGTAAACATAGTTTACAATAATGTAAACTAAGGTCTAAACGTTCTCTGTGCTTTCGCAATGCTTTTTTTCAATACGAGCGTAATTACTTCGATGATTTTTTCGCTTTCCGCATTGCTGAAACCTGCCGGATTTTTAGCCCGCCGGTAAAACGTTGCTTCGCTCCATCCGCATTCTTCGCAAATAGAGTCCCTGAAAATCTTTGGGATCAATAACATGAAGCTATGAGCTTCTTGTAACAGGTTTTTATTCAAGCGCTTTTTTTGCACCATGCCTTTTGTTTTTGGGTAGTTAAAAGAGATTAATGTATCTGTTGCGTATTAAAATGTTATATTGATAAATATACTATCATCATTTTTAGTGATAAAACTTTACAATTATAACAAAAAATATTTACAGTGAGCGCGGGGTCACAAAATATAATTGATGAAGGCGCCAGGCTTAAGCAGGTAATCAAGGACCTGGGCATGACTTACGTTGACTTTGGTAGCAAGGTGAAACTCTCTAACCAGAGCGTTCACAGGTACTTTAAGAATAACTCTATCAAGCGAACTACGATCGCTAGATTTTGTAAAGCGCTGGGAATTTCGCTGGAAGAATTTTATGATTGGAAAGGTCCAAAAAGGGAGCCCGGGCAGAAGTTTCATTACGGCGAAAGACTGAAAAACCTGATCGTGGAGAGGGATATTAAGCGTAATAAACTGGCCGAAAAGATGGGGATTTCCAGGCGGGCGCTGTATAATATCTTTGAAAGGGAAGTATTTGATCCCCACTTGCTCCGTAAAGTTTGCGAAGCACTACCTATCCATGAGAGCGAATTCCTGCTAGACGCTAATTTACAAGACCCCGATCAATCTTACGAAACCGCGGAACAAGTGAAATGGCGCGAGAAATATTACCAGCTACTTGAAATCCACAATGAGCTGCTGCGGGAAAATGCGGCCTTAAGGGCAAGGCTACAAGCTTAAAATTTCCAAAAAATACATTCAAATTTATTTGTATGTGTGCGATTTTTTATTATTTTGTTATAAATTAGATCGTATCCCTATAAAAAATCGCCAACAAATGAAGAAGTGCCTGCTAGTAATCGGCTTTTGCCTTTTCGTGATGAATAGTTTCTCCCAATCAGCTCCTGACACCGATACGAAGGATTTTGAGCAATTTTGGAGCAAGTGGCAAACCGCCATCGTAAAAAAGGATTTCAATACGGTAAGCCAGTATATAGATTTTCCCTTGGTCGTGAAAAAGGGTGAAGGTACCAATTCCGTAATGACCGTTGCACGGAAGGATTTCACCATTTTTTTCAAACAATTCCTAGATCAGCCCGCACCCGGAACTCCCGGGGAAAACCGCTTCGCTACGTTGAAGGGTAAAAAGTTGCTTGATGAAGAAGATCGGATGTGGATCGAGAAGGAACTCGCCACCGTGGGGGATTTTGAATTTCAAAAGGTGGATGGAAAGTGGAAATTGATCTATATCTACGATATACCCACGGAGACATTCGCCGGGAAGTAGCGTTGCACCGGCCACCGGCTGGCAATTTTTACGGATCAATACACTTAATGATATAAGCGTAGGCTTCAAAAGCCTGCGCTTTTTATTTTAAAACTTTGTAAGGATGGAATAATAATCTAATGTTTTAAGATTAGCCAGTGTGCGGAGTATTAAAGAA includes the following:
- a CDS encoding helix-turn-helix domain-containing protein — protein: MSAGSQNIIDEGARLKQVIKDLGMTYVDFGSKVKLSNQSVHRYFKNNSIKRTTIARFCKALGISLEEFYDWKGPKREPGQKFHYGERLKNLIVERDIKRNKLAEKMGISRRALYNIFEREVFDPHLLRKVCEALPIHESEFLLDANLQDPDQSYETAEQVKWREKYYQLLEIHNELLRENAALRARLQA